A genomic segment from Nitrospira sp. encodes:
- a CDS encoding Transcriptional regulator, AraC family, translated as MDVLSEVLKAVKLDGAVFFTGEFAAPWCAREPDAGTMASCLPTHANHVIIFHLLLEGRGYARIEQDDRTMPVTAGDIVMFPHGDAHLMGNGPPVPPVDSSQQVRQIIAEGRILTQLAGGGEVTKLICGYLTCDAQLSEVFLAGLPSILKINIRDTPSGQWLEDTLRYSVTQAEAYGPGGAAVIAKVSEALFVETLRRYIAQLPPTQTGWLAGVRDPGVGKALALLHRQPAHPWTIASLAAEVGISRSVLAERFQRYLEDTPIGYLTRLRLHLAARLLTSTSKSVAEIAGDIGYESEPSFNRAFKREFGLPPAQFRSRSKTARRATTNGRRTAAPDTA; from the coding sequence ATGGATGTGCTGTCCGAAGTGCTCAAGGCCGTGAAACTCGACGGCGCGGTGTTCTTCACCGGTGAATTTGCTGCGCCCTGGTGCGCGCGAGAGCCGGACGCCGGCACCATGGCGTCGTGCCTGCCCACCCACGCCAACCACGTCATCATTTTCCATCTGCTGCTCGAAGGACGGGGCTATGCCCGCATTGAACAGGACGACCGGACGATGCCGGTCACGGCCGGAGACATCGTGATGTTCCCCCATGGCGATGCGCACCTGATGGGAAACGGCCCTCCCGTCCCGCCGGTGGACTCCTCTCAGCAAGTCCGGCAGATCATCGCGGAAGGCCGCATCCTGACTCAACTGGCCGGGGGTGGTGAAGTCACGAAGCTGATCTGCGGATACTTGACCTGCGACGCGCAACTCAGCGAGGTCTTTCTCGCGGGACTGCCTTCGATCCTCAAGATCAATATCCGGGATACCCCGTCGGGACAGTGGCTGGAAGATACGCTCCGCTATTCCGTCACGCAGGCAGAGGCCTATGGCCCAGGCGGCGCCGCGGTCATCGCCAAGGTATCCGAAGCGTTGTTCGTGGAAACATTGCGGCGGTACATTGCGCAATTGCCGCCCACGCAGACGGGATGGCTGGCCGGTGTGCGCGATCCGGGAGTGGGCAAAGCACTGGCGCTCTTGCATCGACAGCCGGCTCATCCATGGACCATCGCTTCGCTCGCTGCCGAAGTCGGGATCTCCCGCTCTGTGCTCGCTGAACGGTTCCAGCGCTATCTGGAGGATACGCCGATCGGCTACCTTACCCGCTTGCGGTTGCACCTCGCTGCGCGCCTCTTGACCTCCACGTCCAAGAGTGTGGCTGAAATCGCGGGTGATATCGGCTATGAGTCCGAGCCCTCCTTCAATCGCGCCTTCAAACGTGAGTTCGGCCTCCCACCGGCCCAATTCCGGAGCCGATCGAAAACCGCCCGCCGCGCAACGACGAACGGTCGGCGAACCGCCGCTCCTGACACCGCGTAG
- a CDS encoding Phosphomethylpyrimidine synthase ThiC: MSEAYRENGSSNGHGSMPSIARLTTTPFAASRKVHVNGSLPGVRVPMREISLTTTHQANGKGETPNQPVTVYDTSGPYTDPAIQIDVRAGLPPLRRAWIESRQDTEELPQVTSQYGRLRAADPKLTDLRFEHIRKPLRAKSGRNVSQMHYAKQGIITPEMEFIAIRENQSRDRAREVMAASNGHGGGVAQHPGQAWGANIPSKITPEFVRDEVARGRAIIPANINHPETEPMIIGRNFLVKINSNIGNSAVASSIEEEVEKMIWSIRWGADTVMDLSTGKNIHETREWIIRNSPVPIGTVPIYQALEKVGGKAEELTWDIFRDTLIEQAEQGVDYFTIHAGVLLRYVPMTATRMTGIVSRGGSIHAKWCLAHHQENFAYTHFEEICEIMKAYDVSFSLGDGLRPGSIADANDDAQFAELETLGELTKIAWRHDVQVMIEGPGHVPMHLIQENMEKQLKECQEAPFYTLGPLTTDIAPGYDHITSGIGAAMIGWYGCAMLCYVTPKEHLGLPTKEDVKVGVVTYKIAAHAADLAKGHPGAQARDNALSKARFEFRWEDQFNLSLDPDTARSYHDATLPDNAAKVAHFCSMCGPHFCSMKITQDVRDYAAQKQLEEQQAIQIGMKEKSEEFKKAGAEIYL, encoded by the coding sequence ATGAGCGAGGCCTACAGAGAGAATGGTTCCAGCAACGGTCACGGCTCCATGCCCTCGATCGCCCGTCTCACCACGACGCCGTTTGCGGCCTCGCGCAAGGTGCACGTCAACGGCTCCCTGCCGGGGGTCCGGGTTCCGATGCGCGAAATCAGCCTGACCACCACACACCAAGCCAATGGAAAGGGTGAGACGCCGAACCAGCCGGTCACGGTCTACGATACATCCGGTCCCTATACCGATCCCGCGATACAGATCGACGTACGCGCCGGACTGCCGCCGTTGCGGAGGGCCTGGATCGAGAGCCGCCAGGACACGGAAGAACTCCCGCAAGTCACGTCGCAGTATGGACGACTCCGAGCGGCGGACCCCAAACTGACCGACCTTCGGTTTGAGCATATTCGCAAGCCGCTCCGCGCCAAATCCGGGCGGAATGTCAGCCAGATGCACTATGCCAAACAAGGCATCATCACGCCGGAAATGGAATTCATCGCCATCCGGGAAAACCAATCCCGTGACCGGGCTCGAGAGGTAATGGCGGCGAGTAACGGCCATGGGGGTGGGGTCGCGCAGCATCCAGGTCAGGCCTGGGGCGCCAACATTCCGAGCAAGATCACGCCGGAATTCGTGCGCGACGAAGTCGCCCGCGGCCGCGCCATTATCCCGGCCAACATCAACCACCCGGAAACCGAGCCGATGATCATCGGCCGGAACTTCCTCGTGAAGATCAACAGCAATATCGGCAATTCCGCCGTCGCCTCTTCGATCGAAGAGGAAGTCGAAAAGATGATCTGGTCGATCCGTTGGGGCGCCGACACGGTTATGGATCTCTCGACCGGCAAAAATATCCACGAAACGCGCGAATGGATCATCCGCAACTCCCCCGTGCCGATCGGGACAGTGCCGATCTATCAGGCACTCGAAAAGGTCGGCGGCAAGGCCGAGGAGCTGACCTGGGACATTTTCCGCGATACGCTGATCGAGCAGGCCGAGCAGGGGGTGGACTATTTCACCATCCACGCTGGTGTGCTGTTGCGCTATGTGCCCATGACGGCCACACGCATGACCGGTATCGTCTCGCGCGGCGGGTCGATCCATGCGAAGTGGTGCTTAGCCCATCACCAGGAAAACTTCGCCTATACCCATTTCGAAGAGATCTGCGAGATCATGAAGGCCTATGACGTGTCGTTCAGTCTCGGCGACGGCCTGCGTCCCGGTTCCATCGCCGACGCCAACGACGACGCGCAATTCGCCGAGTTGGAGACGCTGGGCGAGTTGACCAAGATCGCCTGGCGACACGATGTGCAGGTGATGATCGAAGGGCCTGGCCACGTCCCGATGCATCTCATTCAAGAGAACATGGAGAAGCAACTGAAGGAATGTCAGGAGGCGCCCTTCTATACCTTGGGGCCGCTCACCACGGATATTGCGCCGGGCTACGACCACATCACCTCCGGCATCGGCGCCGCGATGATCGGCTGGTACGGATGCGCTATGCTCTGCTACGTCACCCCGAAGGAGCATCTCGGGCTGCCGACGAAGGAAGACGTGAAGGTCGGGGTCGTAACCTACAAAATCGCCGCCCATGCGGCGGACTTGGCCAAGGGCCACCCTGGAGCGCAGGCCCGCGACAATGCCCTGTCCAAGGCACGGTTCGAGTTCCGATGGGAAGACCAATTCAACCTGTCGCTGGACCCGGACACCGCCCGCTCGTACCACGATGCGACGTTACCGGACAATGCCGCGAAGGTCGCCCATTTCTGCAGCATGTGCGGGCCGCACTTCTGCTCGATGAAAATCACGCAAGATGTCCGGGACTATGCGGCGCAGAAACAGCTGGAAGAGCAACAGGCGATTCAGATCGGCATGAAAGAAAAGTCGGAAGAGTTTAAAAAAGCCGGGGCAGAAATTTATCTCTAA